In Motacilla alba alba isolate MOTALB_02 chromosome 2, Motacilla_alba_V1.0_pri, whole genome shotgun sequence, the DNA window ACAAAAACGGAGCCCTGTATTTCATATGGCTGTAATCCATTGTATTTTGACTTCAGAGTCTCTTTAAATCACAGGGAGGGTAAAGAGCatgaaacaaacaaagcaaGCCGTAAAGAGCTCTCTAAAAATAAGACTGGAGATGAATATGAACCCTCAGGTTTAATAAAACACAAGCAAATGTCAAATGAACAAGATAATCAGTTGTTGAAACCAAAGAAGATGAAAGGTTCCCTAAATCCAAGAAAGGCCAAGCAAAAAGCTGAGTCTGACATAgggaaagaaatgaatgaaaatggTCAAAAATGCATTGCAGattatttgaatgaaaatataCCCAAAGTGCCTGCTTACCTTGATGTCTCACAAAAGGATTATGTGACAGAAAAAAGTCTTTATACAACATCACTGAGGAGACCTTTAAAGCATCATTTCCATggctgtgaaagaaaaactcagaaCATTAAAAACgaaagcatttccttttctgcttttatgtCTAGGATTAAAAACTCTAAgtctgaaaaatgtcatttaattgattctgaagaaaaatatgagaacCAAAATGACTCCAGATCCCTTCAAGATGTggtcagctgcagcagtgacatAAGTGACAGTGGAAAATATTCTAGTGGGAGTTCCTTTAGTTGTAAATCCAGTTCAAACAGCAAGTATTCAGATAATGAAGGATGTGGAAGTTATACAAGATGCTGGAGATTCCCATCTCCTCAAAAGTCCTCATCTGGCAGACATTCCAGCTATTCTGACACTTCTGTTAGCAGTACAAGTAGCTACATGAGTCCCACATCAAACaatcacagaagaaataatttgctttgttgttgtaaaagaaaaaacaagacagatgaaaggcacaaacacagaaagcacAAGTGTATTTTCACTTCAGATGATACAGACGAGGATTATCTTTGTCATAGTAGAAGTCACAGAACTAGAAACTGTATTCAGAGTGGCACAATTAAATATCCAAGATGTTCAAGACATAAACTTTTACAAATCAGAGAAAGGCCTAAACACAGCAGATGTAGACATCAGCATTTTGGCAAAGTGCTTAGTAGGAATAGAAGCTGCCACAAATCCAAAAGTGGTTCCACTAGTGATTCAAGAAGCAGTGAAAGATCATCTAGCAGcagaatatcaagatgcagcagTTCAGGATCCTTCTCAAAAGAGACTGACAACTGtgacaacaaaacaaaagaggatGCTGAGAGAGGTTCTGATGCTGaaccaggaaaagctgaaacTGCGCCTTCCAACTCTCAGTCTAAAAACTTTGCCACCTGCTCTTCCAGAAACCTGGCAAAAGACATATGTGGAAAAAGAAAGTCAATGACAGCCAAGTTACTTTTAGAAAGAGTGCAGTCTAAGAAAACCCAGGAACAAATGCATGATCCAGAGAGATTTTCAATCAGTAGTGGGATAGAATTAAAGGATCACTCACAAAGTCACTTTGCTCTTCAGTTTTCCTCATCAGTAGGTGACATTGCAATGTTACCTTTGACAGAGAAAGTGCTAAGCAAAGGTAAAAATGGCATCAGACATAATGAAAGCAGTTTTTTGGAAAACAGtgtgaagaaaaacaacactGAAGCATCACAGATAAATGTTTCTCTTTCACCTGGAACTGATTATGATCATTGTGTTCTTAAAGACATGATTCAAATTGAAACAGGCTATCAGAGCCCAAGCATAAAAAGGAACACAGCAATAAAGGAACAAACCAATCTCTTCATTAGAGAAGTGCAGCCCTTGATACAAAGCTGTGATCCAGTACCAAATGATTTCCCTGGTGCTTTTCCCTCTAATAGATATTCTGTCGCTAATTCAACAGAGACCAAAGAAGAACTACATGATGTAAACATGGACTTGAACCGGGCAGAAGGCAGTTCAGACTCTTTTTGTGACAATGCTATGCAGAAGTATGGTGATACACTGAATGACCTAGAAGTGTACAGTAAATCCACCTCCCCTCCTCTAACACAGCAGCCTATCACATTTACACCAGAAGAAGTAGACAAATACAGGTTGCTGCAGCTGCAAGCCCAGCAGCACATGCAGAAACAACTTCTGGCGAAACATCTGAAAGTTTTGCCAGCCCCAGGACCAGCTGCCTTCTCTGCAACACCAGCAGTTCCTGCCCTCCCTGTTCAGCAGCAGGCTACTGTCACCACCATCCACCACACGCTGCTGCAACGCTTTGCTGTCTCGGCGTCTGTGCACCCCCACGGCAGCCATCTCTCCCTAGCACCCCTCCACCCCCTCTCTCAGGCACATTTTGCCCCCATATCACTTTCCCCATTAGCCCCAGCCCTTATTCCCACCCACCCTGCTTTGCTGACAGGACACCCATTGCACTTGGTGTCTGCCACTCCCCTCCACCCTTCCCCACTGACCTACCCTGCACTGCCACACACTGCATATATCCCAGCCTTATTTACACCACACCTGAACACGGCCACACCTTCTGCTATACACCCAAATCACTTAGTTCATCCCTTATTCCAAGGTCAAGAGCCCCATCACTATTCTTGTTCTATCCAGACCCAACAGTTACCTACAGCAAAAGaagttttcagtgtttctaGCTACTTAAACTAGTCCAAATGATTTCATCATGGCTCCAAtcccaaattaaaataaaataaagcattcaGCATTCAATCACATCTGAGGGGAAATCTAATGTTTTGCTGAGAGCACAACAGCAAAGAGTTGTGCTTAAAGTTGTGTTTAAAGTCCACAATCTGGCTGACAGCATATGAATgttgattttcttcttgtatcactgaggaaaagctgctttaaaGCCTTTTGTGATACTATCACAAGAAGGATGGGTGGCCAGTGTCATTCTacagaatgttttaaaagaGTAGCTTGAAGTTAAGTCCATGACTGCCAGTAGGAAAGGGACCACAGCACCCAGACAAAATGGGATCAATATCAACACTGATGAGAGATCTAAAGTAGCACAATTTAGGGTTGAGCAATCTTGAAACACCTCAAAGATTTGATTTTCTGAGTTTGTATATGAAACAGTGCCTGGTTTGGTTAAGGTATTTtagactgaggaaaaaataaggtATCTGGGACCAGCAGACCCTGGGGCTGTCTCCTGGCCAAATTAAACTGGGGAGGCTCAGAGGGAGGGGTGATGAGTCAACACTAGAAGGTGAGGATCACAACAACACCTTGAAGATACTTTAGAGATTTCATCCCTGCATATGTTGCTTGGACAGTGTAAAGGGACTGCAGTCAGGCCACGGGTACATAACAAAGCATTCCCTTAGCATAGGGAGATCTGTGCTGGCAGAAGCAGACTGcctcttttctctctgagtCAAGCATCCAAGAAGGCTCACTGAGAAGCCAAGTTCTTTGGCACTGCCTGGGCATGACTGTGTCACAGAGCATGTCAGGGTGAGCCACACCAGCCCAGAATTGCCAAGCAGCCAATGCTGGCTTTGAACCTCAGAGGTACTTGGCCAAAAGTTCCCAGCAAACAGAGCTCTGATGTGTGGAAGAGTCTTTCCCAAAGAATGTGTACATATTTTTCATCCCTTTCACAAACAAGAGAAACAATTGGCCAGTCCTTTAAAATCATGCAGATATTCATaaagatgcagaagaaaaattctgatcAAAAACTGGCTCTACAGGTTGAGACTCGGAGAAAAACTTGTTTAAGTACTCAGCATTTAAAAGTTTATCGTATCTAAACAAATATGTCAAGATTCTCGCATGGCTTCCCAAACTCTCAACAAGCAAATTGAAATTACGAATCCACACTGTTTGAATGCATGTATCCAACCTTCAGAGTAATGTGTGGCTGAAATTGTTTGTATTAACTGTGTATCTGGAAATAGGTGAAGGCTTCAGCATCTCTTTGAATGCCATAGTTTGACATTTTTTATAATGTTTCTAACTGAACACAGGATATTTAGCATGAAATTAGTTCATAATTATGGTTAGACTGCAGGCATTCTTCCCCCAAAAAATTGGCCAATGAAGTATCCAACACACAGTACCTGTTTGTTTGgattaaaaacatttgaaataattttaatttatttgcaatCAGGTAGTGCACAAAATGTACCTTTCAGAATCAATataaaacacattgaaaaacTTTTGGAGGAATTTTATTCCATTATATTCAGCTACctgaagaagctgaaaaatctaattgcaaataaataatgtctttaaaatacaaCAGAACCAATTTTTGTAGTTTTAATCAAAATACATCAATCAATTGcaataaaatggaattattttaatttctgtctttctggaGCTTCTTCAGCATAAACTGGTAATATGCCAAACTTTTTGAGTTACTTTACAAGTTGTGACTGCtagttttgtattttcaaagtaGCTTTAAACGTTTGATGGTTAAgctattggaaaaaaaaataaacagaaaacaaatatggAGACTATGcagaagcaaaacattttggTGTTGAAAAAGATTGGTGGCACCAGCACcctcaaatatattttggttggatttccacctttttttttagtctcATTAAGAAAATGGATTCATGCCATTTTGGTATTACTTATCTGCATGTAAGTAGCatataaattctgtttatttttctaatttaaattgTAGAGtaattctttaatttaaattactgcTTCAAAATTAAGGAAGTCAAAAATTTTATTTGGGAAGAATGTAGAACTAAATGTTTTCAGAGTTTAACAATTCTTCCTCTCAATTTTGGCtgaaaattttcccaaaataagGCCTGAATTTACATATACTTTACATATATTTTACTTCTGATACTTTATTTTCTGAGAATCAAACATATTCCACTTACTCTGACTTAACAGCTCTGAAAATCATTACATGCTTGAATGGAGATCACTCACTCAGTGGGCCACTTGGACACATTAGTCATAACTCTGTAGAAACATTCGGAATTGGACATCTAAAGTAGCAGGTCAAGCTGTGCCCCAGGAGGGGCTTACTGGACTGTGTGGCCATCACCCACACTCCAGGGATAATACCAGCATAAAAGGTGCATTTCCAGCCCCACCAGCTTTTAAATTTGTGGGCCCAGTTTCATCTCTGTTGAAGTAAACCCAGGTGTTCTCATTGTGCATAAGAGTTCATTTGTACCCTAGGTAGAtaacaccaaaagaaaaatagggaACTGAAGGAATGATGGGCTAATCTCATCCTTAATGTGTGTACACATATTTTGTATTCCCACTTCTACCAGACAATGTTAATACTATAGAAATTTCTGTGGCAAGAAACCTGACCAAATCAAACTTATCCTACTGCATAGATCATTTATGGAAAAGAgatgtatttgttttccttaatgTATGCACCATACAGTGAGACTCTAGAATAAATGAAATCATAGAATTCCCATGCATCACTGTACATACCAACACGGTAGGGCAAATAAATTGACAATGAAGATTAATTCTTGGAACAATGGGAATTAGAATTTTGAGATATATTAATGggcagaaaaagagagattaGGAACAGAAAGAGCACAACAGAAAACCAGTAATCACTGATTACCAAACACAGGCAATGTCCAATACCATTGTCAGTGCACAGAAGGGATTTTCTTGGAGAAATGTAATAAGCTATGGGCACAGctgaaattatatattttctctAATTGCTTCCATATATCTTTCATCAGTAATGTACATTAAATATGTGTCATTACAATTATTAAAAGCATTATTGAGCCTGATGTATGGAGCCGTGCTacaattttgattttgtttaaagagatttttaaaagagttaTAGTATCCTTATGGCAGTGATATATACACACCAAGCTAATAATCTATTTTAGCTTGATTGTGTATTCTTGATACATAATCTAAGGAAAGAGGTCACCCACACCTTAAAATTCCAATAAAAAATTTTCCTGAGTCACACCATGAtaatcttttttgttgttatttagGACTTCTTTTTTATCTGATACATTTCTGGAATACATTCAACATGTATATTTGTTGTGCAGATTTGCATAAAAATGCCATTTGATCAGATTGATTTTAAAAGTGTCAAGTTTATATTTAAAACTGGATAATACTCTGGCTAGTATAATATGTAAACtagtaattttgttttgtattctcTGTATAAAGTGTTTTATATTATACAGTAGCTAAGTGAATTGCACTATTGTACATGCAATGGGACTTTTGTTTTAGCTTATTCAAGGAATCCCTGGGAATGTAGTTtaatgcaataattttttttttcaataaaaaggCTTACTGGTATAAAGAGTGTCagtcatgtatttttaatgtaaagcaTACCAAAAGGCAGCAACCTAATAAAATGCAGAATGATGCAAacatattctgtattttaatctccagaaatgaaatacatttaattaattACTGTGGTTATAATCCTGAAATTTCATAGAATGTTTCCTAAAGATTTTAGTATGTGTTACAAAAGTGAGTTGTTTAAAtggaactgaaaataaatattccttaCAAAAATTATTCTATCTATGTGTTTTTTCCAAGGACTTTTGACGAATAAATATCCTCCTAAGTATTTTTACGCACGATCAGTTTATTTATAATTAGACATACAACTCATCTGTCAGGTTCCCCAAATAATTGTATAGCAGGTCCTTTGGTAAAGAATCTAACAGTAGGATCTAAAAGTGTGTCATTTATTCACTCTTCAATCATTCTTTTAATCTTCAAACAGTTATGATAAGTATTACTTTATCCCATGTTTTCCCTATTACATTGTATTTATCCAGTTTGTTTATTGCATCCTTTTCCATCTACCTTTCATTTAACTTGTTTTCTGACACAAGGCTTTTGGTCATGCAGGTTCTCAGCTTCAGTGCTCCCAGAACTGCTGTACTATTTGCAAGGCTACTTATACTCCTCAGTGGATAGTTTTAGAAGTGTTGTGTCTCCAGGTGAGCACAAAGACTGAAGGAAGGTAAAAAACCAGTGTCTGCATGTCTGTAGTAGATGAAACTCTATCTTTTGAGGTGAGATGTGATAGAGGTTATATTCTGTCCAGCCTATCTGCATAGCTGGAAGTACCTTGGCCAATCTCTGGGACCAAACTGACCTACCATGCAGTGACATGTCATGACTCAGGCATTGTATGAAGTCTTGAAACCAATGCAAATCCACAGAGACATAATTGACACAGTGTATCTGATTCCATTCAATTGTGGTTTTCCttctaattattttataataaaaacaaaattcattATTAGACATATAAAGAGTGTGTGTGTCTGAAGGAAATTCCCTGCAAATTAGTATCTATGACATTACTGTTAACTCAAATAGGCTTCCAGTTGAGATCAGATCCCGCCTGTTTGTTGCTGAGCAAATCTTGGTagaagcaggggaaaaaacaaaaacagaaacaaaaccaaaaacaaatcACCCACCTTGCTTTGACTGAGATATAGTATGTGAATAAATGAAGTTGTCCACACCATACTATTCCTGATAAAGCTAACTCTAATGCCAGCAAAATCCTTCCTACACTCTGGTGGGAAGTGTATAACGTTATTATGCAAAGTAAGCATCTTGGTATGtattttatacagaaatataaagaaTCACCATGAATGCAGCTCATTACCTTTCTCTTTCTAGACAGTAGGCACAATGTGTGTGAGAATAACAGGAATCTGCAAGTCAGTGAAgtgcactgctgcctgctgagtTTGGAGCATACTATTGTGATGTGCTTGAATATTTCTCTGTCCCAGGGCTAAGGGGAATTAACTCATTAATATTTCAGGTTATGAAAATACTCTCATTCAGGACCACCAGGATGAGCTGTAAGTCCACACATTGCTTGTCTATAGAGCATGCGGTGATGTTAacatacttttttattattcttcaatgaacacattattttctttagcagaaaacacagaagatgCCAAACTGCCAATTAGAGAAATTATAGACAGAAATAAATCTACAGTTACATTAATGGGCATTTACTTTAAACATGTACAGCTTAACAGAGACCAATCTGTTTTGTAAACATGTTTAAAAGCACTCTTGGCTGAGATGTCAAGCACTAGATATGCAACTGTCTTAAAAGAAGATGCAGCCCAAACTCATTTTTTATGACCTAGCTATGAAACCCTCAAAATAAAGATAAGATTGAAAAGCTTGTTAGACTTCCATCAAAAGTACAAGCAGTTCTGCTGCCTCTACTTAAGTGCCCATCTGAAACttatattacagaaaaaaatcaatatttcattCTTATGAACCAATAAAATTTTTAGatcaaataaatttttcatttgcaaatcaataaattaaatgtatttatcaattttatatataaaactGTTTTGTGTATGAGTAAAATCAGCACCATTAATAAATAAGTCATTGAGAATGGAATGAGATAATTAGTTTCAGACAGCCATAAACCAACCATTCCTATGCAAAGCAATATGTTCTATATAAAAATGGTTGAATTATAAtttgctttcatcttttttgCAAGTCATTTATAGGCTGTTTTTTACCAGTCGCAGTGGAAAACCCTACCAAATTTATTAGAAATTgttatgtgtgtgtgtcctggGGACATGGGTGTGTCATCTGAAGGTTGTATGGTTGCCTCTAATACAAACGTGCACCCCAGACAGCTGAGAGGTGGAGCTGTGCAACCCTCAGGAACTTCAGCAAGGCCAAGTGAAGGTCTTGCACCTGGGTTGAGGTAGTTCCAAGCACAAGGACAGGATGGGTGGAGAATGGATCTAGAGCACCTGTGGGGAGAAGGACTCAGGGTTCCCGGTAGGTGAGAGGCTGGACGTAACCAGCAATTTGCATTGCAGCCCAGGAAGCCAAACATGTCCTGAcctgcatccaaagcagtgtgggcagcagggcaggggagggacactgcccctctgctcttctctgctctgctctgctctgctctgctctgcactgctctgctctgctctggtgagagaGACCCCACCAGGAACATGGAacccagctctggagctctcCAGAGAAGAATATGGACCTGTTCCAAAAGGCATAGAATTTTGCAGTGAATCAAAGATACTACAAGCAGGCAATATCATTAATCAATTGCCACATATTTTCACAGGTGAAATACGGCAGAGTTCTTGAAACAGGAGTTTTTCTTCCGTCCCTCATGCTGAGAAAGTATAAGTTGTGGACTAAATTCTTGTCTTTCAGCTGTACACAGCTAAAATGTTATGAACTGGAAATCCTATCTGCATCAGAGAAAGTCAAAACACTAGAAATGCTTGCTTCTTGCTTGCACCAGGATTTCTCTGACAGTTGAGAGTACACTCCATTTTCTAGTGAGTTTGCTTTCTCCAGAGGGGTGGAGCAGCTACTACAAGTTTGAAGGTGGAGATGCAGAGTCTGTACCACTTAAATGTTTTCCCTGTTAATTTGGGTTCCGAATAAAGACCTGTAGATCCAGGGGTAGATAACCAAATTTGATCCAGGGATAGATAACCAAGTTAACACTACGTATTTAGTTGCTAGTTGTCCACTAGGACAGGTTTCCAGTTCTCATAGGACTGGGTTCTTCCTGTCTTATCCTCAGCAGGTAACCAACGCCTGAAGTATCTAGGAGAGTTTTCAGGACTGCTCACTCTCTCTCCCTGAGACCCTTGAGAAACTGGCTGTGGAAAAAACCACTGACAATAATATGAGGTGATCCTTTTGTATTTACTAGTAATTTCTTGAAAGATCTCTGTGACTTAAAGCACTTAATGTTTTTTATTAATATCATCTGTAATTACAGTACTGGTATCTACTGCTGACATAAGTTCAATCCCTGGCAATGAGCTTTCCCACCATGAGTTCCCCTTTATTAGCTCTGCTCAGTAACCACATATTTTCAAATGCTACAttccctgattttatttttttaaatgatgtgTCAGATAAACAGTTGCTATATGATTTTTATTGGAAATTAAATGGGTCAGGGTGACATTTAATAATGAATCTTATTATGGATTACGATCAGAGCTTATGAGTTCAAAATAACTTTGCCTTTCATTTCAATGTTTCCAGCCTTCACTAAGTGCTCACAAGAGAGATCCTGAGATGCTCAGGGCCACTGAGGGTGCTGAAACGGGACaacagagggaaggaaatgagCACGAGGGCTGCCTGCAAATAATGAAGACAAAAGAGTGCAGTCTGAAGAGCAAAGTCAGATTTGTgacacctggagaaaagggtaTGTTAATTCCAAAGGGTGCAGAGAACCCCAGGGAAAGGTCAGATTCATGACAGATAAAGCTGAAGGGACTTGCAAGCACAGACAAGACCTCAGAGTACAAGACCGCAGCCATAATTACTGAAGtcaataaaattaagaaaaaaatttcaggtAGCTTTTTTTACTCATAGTAGGCTGTAacttttgcaaaaatatttcttttccatgtctGCTCCCAGACATGGAAAGTCCTAGGACAACCTGCATTggataaagatgaaaaattatgaaTAGCTATAAGCATTCCATAATGTACACTAAGAC includes these proteins:
- the ZNF804B gene encoding zinc finger protein 804B isoform X3, with the translated sequence MPALQFSYQMIQDYAEKEKAAAKALEDVKANFYCELCDKQYHKHQEFDNHINSYDHAHKQRLKDLKQREFARNVASKSWKDEKKQEKALKRLHQLAELRKQSECITGSGPLLKAPRLVLEKQQSPDGIFLYKGSKFTASSQRAITSEGQGFSKSILEKQQLIISRHHPPAERHHALGNRVSQIFPYSNNTSQRAGVSFSFSKKVPLKLESSASVFSENCEEGNDYSESPNHSKKQTIEGCHSVTLLEEQLKASLDKESPIAQEQMDLDNSVSSYVAAKPKMLKENDKSSDRESEEKFRANPSFSKVKIPLPNLNFSASLRETEQESKLNESEQFLETPISSSCQPSNFCTQLNIYKHSNAHLPAQLSELPGQPAPELTCSSNINDSPGVIKRERSLEITETTDGNMETLEKGTMVKEVKPQALPFLHVVSKDGTTALQWPTELLLFTKTEPCISYGCNPLYFDFRVSLNHREGKEHETNKASRKELSKNKTGDEYEPSGLIKHKQMSNEQDNQLLKPKKMKGSLNPRKAKQKAESDIGKEMNENGQKCIADYLNENIPKVPAYLDVSQKDYVTEKSLYTTSLRRPLKHHFHGCERKTQNIKNESISFSAFMSRIKNSKSEKCHLIDSEEKYENQNDSRSLQDVVSCSSDISDSGKYSSGSSFSCKSSSNSKYSDNEGCGSYTRCWRFPSPQKSSSGRHSSYSDTSVSSTSSYMSPTSNNHRRNNLLCCCKRKNKTDERHKHRKHKCIFTSDDTDEDYLCHSRSHRTRNCIQSGTIKYPRCSRHKLLQIRERPKHSRCRHQHFGKVLSRNRSCHKSKSGSTSDSRSSERSSSSRISRCSSSGSFSKETDNCDNKTKEDAERGSDAEPGKAETAPSNSQSKNFATCSSRNLAKDICGKRKSMTAKLLLERVQSKKTQEQMHDPERFSISSGIELKDHSQSHFALQFSSSVGDIAMLPLTEKVLSKGKNGIRHNESSFLENSVKKNNTEASQINVSLSPGTDYDHCVLKDMIQIETGYQSPSIKRNTAIKEQTNLFIREVQPLIQSCDPVPNDFPGAFPSNRYSVANSTETKEELHDVNMDLNRAEGSSDSFCDNAMQKYGDTLNDLEVYSKSTSPPLTQQPITFTPEEVDKYRLLQLQAQQHMQKQLLAKHLKVLPAPGPAAFSATPAVPALPVQQQATVTTIHHTLLQRFAVSASVHPHGSHLSLAPLHPLSQAHFAPISLSPLAPALIPTHPALLTGHPLHLVSATPLHPSPLTYPALPHTAYIPALFTPHLNTATPSAIHPNHLVHPLFQGQEPHHYSCSIQTQQLPTAKEVFSVSSYLN
- the ZNF804B gene encoding zinc finger protein 804B isoform X2, which gives rise to MCSGCRRLQCILLLAALTRALDETGAGRSLLRFRPLLHAGFCSGGGRTAAAEEPGCPPTPRPPARGARMACYLVISSRHLSNGHYRGIKGVFRGPLCKKGARSPDYAEKEKAAAKALEDVKANFYCELCDKQYHKHQEFDNHINSYDHAHKQRLKDLKQREFARNVASKSWKDEKKQEKALKRLHQLAELRKQSECITGSGPLLKAPRLVLEKQQSPDGIFLYKGSKFTASSQRAITSEGQGFSKSILEKQQLIISRHHPPAERHHALGNRVSQIFPYSNNTSQRAGVSFSFSKKVPLKLESSASVFSENCEEGNDYSESPNHSKKQTIEGCHSVTLLEEQLKASLDKESPIAQEQMDLDNSVSSYVAAKPKMLKENDKSSDRESEEKFRANPSFSKVKIPLPNLNFSASLRETEQESKLNESEQFLETPISSSCQPSNFCTQLNIYKHSNAHLPAQLSELPGQPAPELTCSSNINDSPGVIKRERSLEITETTDGNMETLEKGTMVKEVKPQALPFLHVVSKDGTTALQWPTELLLFTKTEPCISYGCNPLYFDFRVSLNHREGKEHETNKASRKELSKNKTGDEYEPSGLIKHKQMSNEQDNQLLKPKKMKGSLNPRKAKQKAESDIGKEMNENGQKCIADYLNENIPKVPAYLDVSQKDYVTEKSLYTTSLRRPLKHHFHGCERKTQNIKNESISFSAFMSRIKNSKSEKCHLIDSEEKYENQNDSRSLQDVVSCSSDISDSGKYSSGSSFSCKSSSNSKYSDNEGCGSYTRCWRFPSPQKSSSGRHSSYSDTSVSSTSSYMSPTSNNHRRNNLLCCCKRKNKTDERHKHRKHKCIFTSDDTDEDYLCHSRSHRTRNCIQSGTIKYPRCSRHKLLQIRERPKHSRCRHQHFGKVLSRNRSCHKSKSGSTSDSRSSERSSSSRISRCSSSGSFSKETDNCDNKTKEDAERGSDAEPGKAETAPSNSQSKNFATCSSRNLAKDICGKRKSMTAKLLLERVQSKKTQEQMHDPERFSISSGIELKDHSQSHFALQFSSSVGDIAMLPLTEKVLSKGKNGIRHNESSFLENSVKKNNTEASQINVSLSPGTDYDHCVLKDMIQIETGYQSPSIKRNTAIKEQTNLFIREVQPLIQSCDPVPNDFPGAFPSNRYSVANSTETKEELHDVNMDLNRAEGSSDSFCDNAMQKYGDTLNDLEVYSKSTSPPLTQQPITFTPEEVDKYRLLQLQAQQHMQKQLLAKHLKVLPAPGPAAFSATPAVPALPVQQQATVTTIHHTLLQRFAVSASVHPHGSHLSLAPLHPLSQAHFAPISLSPLAPALIPTHPALLTGHPLHLVSATPLHPSPLTYPALPHTAYIPALFTPHLNTATPSAIHPNHLVHPLFQGQEPHHYSCSIQTQQLPTAKEVFSVSSYLN
- the ZNF804B gene encoding zinc finger protein 804B isoform X1, translating into MCSGCRRLQCILLLAALTRALDETGAGRSLLRFRPLLHAGFCSGGGRTAAAEEPGCPPTPRPPARGARMACYLVISSRHLSNGHYRGIKGVFRGPLCKKGARSPVTATSSPPPSLAPRTDYAEKEKAAAKALEDVKANFYCELCDKQYHKHQEFDNHINSYDHAHKQRLKDLKQREFARNVASKSWKDEKKQEKALKRLHQLAELRKQSECITGSGPLLKAPRLVLEKQQSPDGIFLYKGSKFTASSQRAITSEGQGFSKSILEKQQLIISRHHPPAERHHALGNRVSQIFPYSNNTSQRAGVSFSFSKKVPLKLESSASVFSENCEEGNDYSESPNHSKKQTIEGCHSVTLLEEQLKASLDKESPIAQEQMDLDNSVSSYVAAKPKMLKENDKSSDRESEEKFRANPSFSKVKIPLPNLNFSASLRETEQESKLNESEQFLETPISSSCQPSNFCTQLNIYKHSNAHLPAQLSELPGQPAPELTCSSNINDSPGVIKRERSLEITETTDGNMETLEKGTMVKEVKPQALPFLHVVSKDGTTALQWPTELLLFTKTEPCISYGCNPLYFDFRVSLNHREGKEHETNKASRKELSKNKTGDEYEPSGLIKHKQMSNEQDNQLLKPKKMKGSLNPRKAKQKAESDIGKEMNENGQKCIADYLNENIPKVPAYLDVSQKDYVTEKSLYTTSLRRPLKHHFHGCERKTQNIKNESISFSAFMSRIKNSKSEKCHLIDSEEKYENQNDSRSLQDVVSCSSDISDSGKYSSGSSFSCKSSSNSKYSDNEGCGSYTRCWRFPSPQKSSSGRHSSYSDTSVSSTSSYMSPTSNNHRRNNLLCCCKRKNKTDERHKHRKHKCIFTSDDTDEDYLCHSRSHRTRNCIQSGTIKYPRCSRHKLLQIRERPKHSRCRHQHFGKVLSRNRSCHKSKSGSTSDSRSSERSSSSRISRCSSSGSFSKETDNCDNKTKEDAERGSDAEPGKAETAPSNSQSKNFATCSSRNLAKDICGKRKSMTAKLLLERVQSKKTQEQMHDPERFSISSGIELKDHSQSHFALQFSSSVGDIAMLPLTEKVLSKGKNGIRHNESSFLENSVKKNNTEASQINVSLSPGTDYDHCVLKDMIQIETGYQSPSIKRNTAIKEQTNLFIREVQPLIQSCDPVPNDFPGAFPSNRYSVANSTETKEELHDVNMDLNRAEGSSDSFCDNAMQKYGDTLNDLEVYSKSTSPPLTQQPITFTPEEVDKYRLLQLQAQQHMQKQLLAKHLKVLPAPGPAAFSATPAVPALPVQQQATVTTIHHTLLQRFAVSASVHPHGSHLSLAPLHPLSQAHFAPISLSPLAPALIPTHPALLTGHPLHLVSATPLHPSPLTYPALPHTAYIPALFTPHLNTATPSAIHPNHLVHPLFQGQEPHHYSCSIQTQQLPTAKEVFSVSSYLN